A genomic window from Acidimicrobiales bacterium includes:
- a CDS encoding FAD-dependent monooxygenase translates to MTSDYDAIIVGARCAGAPTAMLLARRGYRVLLVDKASFPSDTVSTLVIHARGVSALR, encoded by the coding sequence ATGACCAGCGACTACGACGCCATCATCGTGGGGGCGCGCTGCGCCGGCGCGCCGACGGCGATGCTGCTCGCCCGCCGGGGATACCGCGTGCTGCTGGTGGACAAGGCGTCGTTCCCGAGCGACACCGTGTCCACCCTCGTCATCCATGCGAGGGGCGTGTCCGCCCTTCGGTGA
- a CDS encoding FAD-dependent monooxygenase, with translation MDTYRFDFDPVVLSGTPHPVDGSSVAYAPRRTVLDKVLVDAAAAAGAEVRERFTVDEILMEDGTVVGVRGHGDGGGTVTERARVTIGADGWNSQVARVVDAPRYREKPVLETAFYTFWSGLSVDAFTSFIRGDKGFAAIPTSDGLTLVLVGCPFAQASAFRADVEGTYLKTVELVPEFAEDLRGATREERFIGGGVPNFFRKPFGPGWALVGDAAYTKDPITAQGITDALTGAEGCAAAIDEAFTGARPYEDAMGAYQADRDARALPIFEFTTQLATLEPPPPEMQHLLGAMQGNQAAMDGFASVVAGSLSPGEFFGPDNVATILSAGGTQSAP, from the coding sequence ATGGACACCTACAGGTTCGACTTCGACCCCGTCGTCCTCTCCGGTACACCGCATCCCGTCGACGGCAGCTCCGTTGCCTACGCCCCGCGGCGCACGGTGCTCGACAAGGTGCTCGTCGATGCCGCAGCCGCCGCCGGAGCGGAGGTACGCGAGCGATTCACCGTGGACGAGATCCTCATGGAGGACGGTACCGTCGTGGGTGTCCGAGGCCATGGTGACGGCGGCGGGACGGTCACCGAGCGAGCACGTGTGACCATCGGGGCCGACGGCTGGAACTCCCAGGTGGCCCGGGTCGTCGACGCTCCGCGGTATCGGGAGAAGCCCGTGCTCGAAACGGCCTTCTACACCTTCTGGAGCGGTCTGTCCGTCGACGCGTTCACGTCGTTCATCCGAGGCGACAAGGGCTTCGCCGCCATTCCCACGAGCGATGGGCTGACGTTGGTGCTCGTCGGCTGCCCCTTCGCCCAGGCGAGCGCCTTCCGGGCCGACGTGGAGGGGACGTACCTGAAGACGGTCGAGCTGGTGCCGGAGTTCGCGGAGGACCTGCGGGGCGCCACCCGCGAGGAGCGCTTCATAGGCGGCGGCGTCCCCAATTTCTTTCGCAAGCCCTTCGGGCCGGGCTGGGCACTCGTCGGCGATGCCGCGTACACAAAGGATCCGATCACCGCCCAGGGCATCACCGATGCGCTGACGGGTGCGGAAGGGTGCGCAGCGGCGATCGACGAGGCGTTCACGGGAGCGCGCCCGTACGAAGACGCCATGGGGGCCTACCAGGCGGACCGTGACGCCCGGGCGTTGCCGATCTTCGAGTTCACCACGCAGCTGGCGACGCTCGAGCCACCGCCGCCCGAGATGCAGCACCTCCTCGGCGCGATGCAGGGAAACCAGGCGGCGATGGACGGCTTCGCCAGCGTCGTCGCCGGCAGCCTCTCGCCGGGCGAGTTCTTCGGTCCCGACAACGTGGCGACGATTCTGTCGGCGGGAGGGACCCAGTCGGCGCCGTGA
- a CDS encoding DUF1003 domain-containing protein: protein MTEVQPPRPHHPVVVAHMARKAADVQLRIADAITSFAGSMNFVYLHAVAFSVWMLAVETHPWPALTLVVSLEAIFLSTFVLIGQNRQATFQQEKADHDFKEQEQELKVNTELTRAVHALALEIHRQVVGGLPPGT from the coding sequence ATGACCGAAGTGCAACCGCCGCGCCCGCATCATCCCGTTGTGGTTGCCCACATGGCCCGCAAAGCGGCCGACGTGCAGTTGCGGATCGCCGACGCCATCACGTCGTTCGCCGGTTCGATGAATTTCGTGTATCTCCACGCCGTGGCATTCTCGGTGTGGATGCTCGCCGTGGAGACACACCCATGGCCCGCCCTGACCCTCGTCGTGTCGCTCGAGGCGATCTTTCTGTCCACGTTCGTGCTGATCGGCCAGAATCGCCAGGCCACCTTCCAACAGGAAAAGGCTGATCACGACTTCAAGGAGCAGGAGCAGGAGCTCAAAGTCAACACGGAGCTCACTCGGGCGGTCCACGCGCTTGCGCTCGAGATCCACCGCCAGGTCGTCGGGGGCTTGCCCCCGGGGACCTGA
- a CDS encoding universal stress protein encodes MGYDRSPESVAALHAVTGILGDRLGRLTVATVAPFGDVRESERKHEELLRHLVTDVPGYHLRLEILHGHPATALRERAASGSYGLLALGTRGRGLATAIVGSTADSLASESTTPVLLSAVPSGWST; translated from the coding sequence GTGGGCTATGACCGCTCACCGGAGTCGGTTGCCGCCCTGCACGCGGTGACCGGGATCCTCGGCGATCGGCTCGGACGCCTGACCGTGGCCACGGTCGCCCCGTTCGGCGACGTCAGGGAATCGGAGCGCAAGCACGAAGAGTTGCTGCGCCACCTGGTCACCGACGTCCCGGGCTACCACCTCCGGCTGGAGATCCTCCACGGGCACCCGGCGACTGCGCTTCGCGAGCGCGCCGCCAGTGGTTCCTACGGGTTGCTCGCCCTCGGGACCCGCGGCCGAGGGCTGGCAACGGCCATCGTGGGCAGCACCGCGGACAGCCTGGCCAGCGAGAGCACGACGCCCGTGCTTCTGTCGGCGGTTCCGAGCGGTTGGTCGACGTGA
- a CDS encoding GAF domain-containing protein: MAGPRSLRQLLDAVLTVGSDLDLPAMLQRIVEASVELVDATYGAVGVLDDTGTRLAQFITVGIDEEQHRAIGNLPEGHGILGLLIIDAKPLRLPDLTEHPDSYGFLPNHPPMRSFLGVPILLRDQVFGNLYLTDKKSGEVFTDVDEELAVGLAAAAGVAIENARLHTKLHELALVEDRERIARDLHDTVIQRLFATGMSLQGSIRLVRTDPAAAIARIEGAVDDLDLTVKHIRTAIFGLEQLRGDAESVRNLVLSVAREAAGPLGFEPRVLLDGPLDTGVDERVAVELLATLREALSNVARHAQATRVDVEVVVEGDVSLRVTDNGVGPPRGDTHRGKGLSNMAARATKLGGTWTMRAGEGSGTVLEWRVPKG, encoded by the coding sequence ATGGCCGGCCCCCGGAGCCTGCGACAGCTGCTCGACGCCGTGCTCACGGTAGGGTCCGATCTCGATCTGCCCGCCATGCTCCAACGGATCGTGGAGGCCTCGGTCGAGCTGGTGGACGCCACCTACGGCGCAGTGGGCGTTCTCGACGACACCGGCACCCGTCTCGCCCAGTTCATCACCGTCGGCATCGACGAGGAGCAGCACCGTGCCATCGGCAACCTGCCGGAGGGCCACGGGATCCTGGGCCTGCTGATCATCGACGCCAAGCCGCTCCGCCTGCCCGACCTCACCGAGCACCCGGACAGCTACGGCTTCCTCCCCAACCATCCACCCATGCGCTCGTTCCTCGGCGTCCCAATCCTCCTGCGGGACCAGGTGTTCGGCAACCTGTACCTCACCGACAAGAAGTCGGGGGAGGTGTTCACCGACGTCGACGAGGAACTGGCCGTCGGCCTGGCGGCAGCCGCGGGCGTGGCCATCGAGAACGCCCGGCTGCACACCAAGCTGCACGAGCTGGCGCTGGTGGAGGACCGCGAGCGCATCGCCCGCGACCTCCACGACACCGTGATCCAACGGCTCTTCGCCACCGGCATGTCGCTCCAGGGCAGCATCCGCCTCGTCCGGACCGACCCGGCCGCGGCCATCGCTCGCATCGAGGGGGCGGTCGACGACCTCGACCTCACGGTGAAGCACATTCGCACGGCGATCTTCGGCCTGGAGCAACTGCGGGGTGACGCCGAGAGCGTCCGGAACCTCGTCCTGTCGGTGGCTCGGGAGGCGGCCGGGCCGCTCGGGTTCGAGCCTCGGGTCCTGCTCGACGGGCCCCTCGACACCGGCGTCGACGAGCGCGTGGCCGTCGAGCTGCTGGCCACGCTCAGGGAGGCCCTGAGCAACGTGGCCCGCCACGCTCAGGCAACGCGCGTCGACGTGGAGGTCGTCGTCGAGGGTGACGTGAGCCTGCGCGTGACCGACAACGGTGTCGGCCCTCCCAGGGGCGACACGCACCGAGGCAAGGGCCTCTCGAACATGGCCGCACGCGCCACCAAGCTGGGGGGGACGTGGACGATGCGCGCCGGCGAGGGCTCCGGCACGGTGCTGGAGTGGCGCGTCCCCAAGGGGTGA
- a CDS encoding response regulator transcription factor, translated as MATRVFLLDDHEVVRRGVRELLESEDDLEVVGEAGTAEEALARIPATSPQVAVLDIRLPDGDGIEVCREIRSRHPDIACIMLTSFSDDEAVYAAIMAGASGYLLKQVRGNDLVNGIRRVAAGDSLLDPSVTSRVLERLRHKDDAEELASLTEQERNILGFIAEGLTNRQIGERMFLAEKTVKNYVSNVLAKLGMTRRTEAAVYAARLSERRNREGGYQE; from the coding sequence GTGGCGACTCGCGTCTTCCTCCTCGACGACCACGAGGTCGTGCGTCGCGGCGTGCGGGAGCTCCTGGAATCGGAGGACGACCTGGAGGTCGTCGGCGAGGCGGGAACGGCCGAGGAGGCCCTCGCCCGGATCCCGGCCACGTCACCTCAGGTGGCCGTGCTCGACATCCGCCTCCCCGACGGTGACGGCATCGAGGTGTGTCGTGAGATCCGGTCGCGCCACCCCGACATCGCCTGCATCATGCTGACCTCGTTCTCCGACGACGAGGCGGTCTACGCCGCCATCATGGCCGGCGCCTCCGGGTACCTGCTCAAGCAGGTACGGGGCAACGATCTGGTGAACGGGATCCGCAGGGTGGCGGCCGGCGACTCGCTGCTGGACCCGTCGGTGACCTCCCGTGTGCTCGAGCGACTCCGCCACAAGGACGACGCCGAGGAGCTCGCATCCCTCACCGAGCAGGAGCGCAACATCCTCGGGTTCATCGCCGAGGGCCTCACGAACCGCCAGATCGGCGAGCGGATGTTCCTCGCCGAGAAGACGGTGAAGAACTACGTGTCGAACGTGCTGGCCAAGCTGGGCATGACGCGGCGCACCGAGGCCGCCGTCTACGCCGCCCGGCTCTCCGAGCGCCGGAATCGCGAGGGCGGCTATCAGGAGTAG
- a CDS encoding HTH domain-containing protein: MTEATELAAEASSRDPVVGLRAVAALRRLLDTLEVLQVRNARQLGWSWQDIAAQLGVSRQAVHKKHAASWRRR, from the coding sequence ATGACGGAGGCGACGGAGCTGGCAGCCGAGGCGAGCAGCCGCGACCCGGTGGTCGGACTGCGTGCTGTCGCCGCCCTGCGCCGGCTGCTCGACACCCTGGAGGTACTGCAGGTTCGCAATGCCCGGCAGCTCGGCTGGTCGTGGCAGGACATCGCCGCCCAGCTCGGCGTGAGTCGCCAGGCCGTGCACAAGAAGCACGCCGCCTCGTGGAGACGGAGGTAG
- a CDS encoding Clp protease N-terminal domain-containing protein, with product MFERFDDEARAVVVSAQEEARNLRHGWIGTEHVLLGVLRTSGTRAAAELERAGVTLDVLREHVRRRVGPCDADALRSIGIDLDAVRTAIEDVFGPGALDPPRWIRGRRGRRRHRFVPARPCSPAFTPRAKKVLELALRHAMRTGSRHIRPEHIVLGILTEGEGLAVQVLVDSGIDVGRLRARIEEGLRAA from the coding sequence GTGTTCGAGAGGTTCGACGACGAGGCGCGCGCGGTCGTCGTCTCGGCCCAGGAGGAGGCCCGCAACCTCCGGCACGGGTGGATCGGCACGGAGCATGTGCTGCTCGGCGTGCTGCGCACCAGCGGGACTCGGGCGGCGGCCGAGTTGGAGCGGGCCGGGGTCACCCTCGACGTGCTTCGCGAGCACGTCCGGCGCCGGGTGGGGCCCTGCGATGCCGACGCCCTCCGGTCCATCGGCATCGATCTCGACGCCGTCCGCACCGCCATCGAGGACGTGTTCGGGCCGGGTGCGCTCGATCCGCCCCGATGGATCAGGGGGCGCCGCGGCCGGCGTCGTCACCGCTTCGTGCCCGCCCGCCCGTGCTCCCCGGCGTTCACGCCGAGGGCCAAGAAGGTCCTGGAACTGGCGCTACGCCACGCCATGCGGACGGGATCCCGTCACATACGCCCGGAGCACATCGTGCTCGGAATCCTGACGGAAGGCGAAGGTCTCGCCGTCCAGGTCCTGGTCGACAGCGGCATCGACGTCGGGCGCCTTCGCGCCCGCATCGAGGAGGGGCTGCGCGCGGCGTGA
- a CDS encoding PIG-L family deacetylase: protein MFFHAHPDDESIFTGGTILRLAALGHRVTLVVATSGELGEPHVTGSTEELGALRRDETRRSADLLGVSRVEFLGYRDSGLAGHAGNSAPGCLASADVAEVAERLGAVLVDERADALVVYDETGIYGHPDHIQVHRAGHGAAALAGVATVYEATVDREYLHFVETHLVEQAILAGDLGLARSHIGMPTVMVTSTVDVTGHLDAKRSAMAAHASQIPETTSALQLGLEQFAAVYGWEWFVRHGPPGPIDEL, encoded by the coding sequence GTGTTCTTCCACGCCCACCCCGACGACGAGTCGATCTTCACCGGAGGGACCATTCTCCGGTTGGCCGCCCTGGGTCATCGCGTCACGCTCGTCGTGGCCACCAGCGGCGAGCTCGGAGAGCCGCACGTCACAGGCTCCACCGAGGAGCTGGGCGCCCTACGGCGTGACGAGACCCGAAGGTCCGCGGACCTTCTGGGCGTGTCCCGGGTCGAGTTCCTCGGGTACAGGGACTCGGGACTGGCGGGCCACGCCGGCAACTCGGCGCCCGGGTGCCTTGCCTCCGCCGACGTCGCCGAGGTGGCGGAACGTCTGGGCGCTGTGCTCGTCGACGAGCGGGCCGACGCGCTCGTGGTGTACGACGAGACGGGGATCTATGGACACCCCGACCACATACAGGTCCACCGTGCCGGTCACGGCGCAGCCGCCTTGGCGGGCGTGGCCACGGTGTACGAAGCGACCGTCGACCGCGAGTACCTCCATTTCGTCGAAACCCACCTCGTCGAGCAGGCCATACTCGCCGGCGACCTCGGGCTGGCCCGATCGCACATCGGGATGCCGACGGTGATGGTGACCTCGACCGTCGACGTCACCGGACACCTCGACGCCAAGCGGTCGGCCATGGCCGCCCATGCCAGCCAGATCCCCGAGACCACGTCGGCGCTCCAACTCGGTCTGGAGCAGTTCGCCGCCGTCTACGGGTGGGAGTGGTTCGTACGCCACGGCCCCCCTGGCCCCATCGACGAGCTGTGA
- a CDS encoding nucleotide sugar dehydrogenase, producing the protein MTPPHLVETADSGLNQTSVGHDEHAVAPLTPPPPSPPTTPLAVLARRLEDRSAMVAVVGLGYVGLPLLVAADGGGFGVIGLDADQTKVQALRAGSSYVGDVTGEELAGLDRVQFTTDHRVLVAADVVVIAVPTPLRDGGPDLSSVRAATEDVARVLRPGQLVVLESTTYPGTTEDLVRPILERRGLLAGRDFALAYSPERINPGSGRSVRSTPKVVAGVAPVDTDLACRFYGALVDAVVPVSAPRNAEMAKLVENTFRQVNIALVNELATIASAIGVDIWEALDAAATKPFGYLPFWPGAGVGGHCIAIDPSYLSWKVEQRLGFGIGFIEHARSVNNRMPAYVAGRVAEALNQVGKAVRGARVLVLGLSYKAGVDDVRESPALRVLRHLVDAGADCSYHDDLVDSVNVSRRRGGDAMPATDDGERLLSSVALTPEVLGGADCVVILTAHPDVDYDTVVRESTLVFDATGTTRHRRRDHVILL; encoded by the coding sequence ATGACGCCTCCGCACCTGGTCGAAACCGCTGATTCCGGGCTGAATCAGACGTCGGTCGGTCATGACGAGCACGCCGTGGCGCCGCTCACGCCGCCGCCGCCTTCGCCGCCGACGACACCGCTCGCCGTCCTCGCCCGCCGTCTGGAGGACCGCTCGGCCATGGTCGCCGTCGTGGGCCTCGGCTACGTGGGCCTGCCCCTTCTCGTCGCCGCCGACGGCGGCGGCTTCGGGGTGATCGGGCTCGACGCCGACCAGACGAAGGTGCAGGCCCTGCGGGCGGGAAGCTCGTACGTCGGCGACGTGACAGGCGAGGAGCTGGCCGGCCTCGACCGGGTCCAGTTCACCACCGATCACCGTGTGCTCGTCGCCGCCGACGTCGTCGTGATCGCCGTCCCGACACCGTTGCGCGACGGTGGCCCGGACCTGTCGTCAGTGCGGGCGGCGACGGAGGACGTGGCTCGTGTTCTGCGCCCGGGGCAGCTGGTCGTGCTCGAGTCCACCACCTATCCGGGGACCACGGAGGATCTCGTGCGCCCCATTCTGGAGCGCCGCGGGCTGCTGGCCGGGCGGGACTTCGCGCTTGCATACTCGCCGGAGCGGATCAACCCGGGGAGCGGCCGCTCGGTGCGATCGACCCCGAAGGTGGTGGCCGGTGTCGCTCCGGTCGACACGGACCTGGCGTGCCGGTTCTACGGAGCGCTGGTCGACGCCGTCGTCCCGGTGTCCGCGCCGCGCAACGCCGAGATGGCCAAGCTCGTCGAGAACACGTTCCGTCAGGTCAACATCGCCCTGGTGAACGAGCTGGCCACCATCGCGTCGGCCATCGGCGTCGACATCTGGGAGGCCCTCGACGCCGCCGCCACGAAGCCCTTCGGGTATCTGCCGTTCTGGCCTGGCGCGGGCGTGGGAGGCCACTGCATCGCCATCGACCCGAGCTACCTGTCGTGGAAGGTGGAACAGCGGCTGGGCTTCGGGATCGGGTTCATCGAGCACGCCCGCTCCGTCAACAACCGGATGCCCGCCTACGTGGCCGGCCGGGTGGCCGAGGCGCTCAACCAGGTCGGCAAGGCGGTGCGGGGCGCACGGGTCCTGGTGTTGGGACTGAGCTACAAAGCCGGCGTCGACGACGTGCGCGAGTCCCCTGCGCTACGGGTGCTGCGCCACCTCGTGGACGCCGGCGCCGACTGCTCCTACCACGACGACCTCGTCGACTCGGTGAACGTGAGCCGTCGGCGCGGCGGCGACGCCATGCCGGCGACCGACGACGGCGAGCGGCTGCTCTCCTCGGTGGCCTTGACGCCCGAGGTCCTAGGCGGTGCGGACTGCGTGGTCATCCTGACCGCCCATCCGGACGTGGACTACGACACCGTCGTGCGGGAGTCGACCCTGGTCTTCGACGCCACTGGGACCACACGTCACCGCCGTCGCGACCACGTCATCCTCCTTTGA
- a CDS encoding glycosyltransferase, producing the protein MQRLLGGLLKAVVVVYAAMVLGFIWLTKDLTFATLTRDPLFAGYSIAVVLYVFGRFLLALFYRSAPDRGHRPTVSIVIPAFNEEDGIIGTIASCLAVDYPGALLEVIAVDDGSTDATWARMQEARARWPQLHVLTLGRNYGKRAAMAEGIRRARGEILCFVDSDSYLDADAVIAIVAPFADRRVGAVVGHADVRNHSVNWMTKMQQVRYFSAFRVIKGAESFLSGTVTCASGCCAAYRRSVVLPLLDAWEFQTFLGRPATFGDDRALTNRILATHRVVYQASARAETMVPQTMRVFFRQQLRWKKSWLRESLQVLRSFWRKNPVAAVFTYASIAFPFMAPWVVVHAVAGRLFGGQPGGLWFYVIGTYAMALVYSLFYAFKRHDGLWYHGITFVGLYMSVLVFQTYWGILTMRDTRWGTRASTVEHARVDQSLVVALPPGADPVDAGVRRRDLPARFGTAEDYERGRREQTVDPVELRT; encoded by the coding sequence GTGCAGCGGTTGCTCGGCGGTCTCCTCAAGGCCGTGGTCGTGGTGTACGCGGCAATGGTGCTCGGCTTCATCTGGCTCACCAAGGACCTGACGTTCGCGACGCTCACCCGCGACCCCCTCTTCGCCGGGTACTCCATCGCCGTGGTGCTCTACGTCTTCGGCCGGTTCCTGCTGGCGCTGTTCTATCGGTCCGCCCCCGACCGGGGGCACCGGCCGACCGTGTCGATCGTCATCCCTGCATTCAACGAGGAGGACGGGATCATCGGGACGATCGCGTCGTGCCTGGCCGTCGACTATCCCGGAGCCCTTCTCGAGGTGATCGCCGTCGACGACGGATCGACCGACGCCACGTGGGCGCGCATGCAGGAGGCCAGGGCGCGCTGGCCCCAGCTCCACGTGCTGACGCTCGGGCGCAACTACGGCAAGCGGGCGGCCATGGCCGAGGGAATCCGGCGGGCACGGGGGGAGATCCTGTGCTTCGTCGACTCCGACTCGTATCTCGACGCCGACGCCGTGATCGCCATCGTCGCCCCCTTCGCCGACCGGCGGGTCGGCGCGGTGGTCGGCCACGCCGACGTCCGCAACCACTCCGTCAACTGGATGACGAAGATGCAGCAGGTGCGCTACTTCTCGGCCTTCCGGGTGATCAAGGGCGCCGAGTCGTTCCTGTCGGGCACCGTCACCTGCGCGTCGGGTTGCTGCGCCGCCTACCGGCGCTCGGTGGTGCTCCCGCTGCTCGATGCGTGGGAGTTCCAGACGTTCCTCGGCCGGCCCGCCACGTTCGGGGACGACCGTGCGCTGACCAACCGGATCCTGGCCACTCACCGGGTCGTTTACCAGGCGTCGGCCCGCGCCGAGACCATGGTTCCCCAGACCATGCGCGTGTTCTTCCGCCAGCAGCTGCGCTGGAAGAAGTCCTGGCTGCGGGAGTCGCTGCAGGTGCTGCGCTCCTTCTGGCGCAAGAACCCCGTGGCCGCCGTGTTCACCTACGCCTCCATCGCCTTCCCGTTCATGGCGCCGTGGGTCGTGGTCCACGCAGTGGCCGGGCGCCTTTTCGGCGGCCAGCCGGGCGGACTGTGGTTCTACGTCATCGGCACCTATGCCATGGCGCTGGTGTACTCGCTGTTCTACGCCTTCAAGCGCCACGACGGCCTGTGGTACCACGGCATCACCTTCGTCGGCCTCTACATGAGCGTGCTGGTCTTCCAGACCTATTGGGGCATCCTCACCATGCGGGACACGCGGTGGGGGACCCGCGCATCCACCGTCGAGCACGCCCGCGTCGACCAGAGCCTCGTCGTCGCGTTGCCACCCGGGGCGGATCCGGTCGACGCGGGCGTCCGGCGTCGGGACCTGCCCGCACGCTTCGGGACGGCCGAGGACTACGAGCGCGGGCGGCGGGAGCAGACCGTCGATCCGGTCGAGCTGCGCACGTGA
- a CDS encoding polysaccharide deacetylase family protein, whose protein sequence is MSRGRHRRPAPRRWLRQLLSGLVALPLSALPFVAYASLTPEGRLVRDRALVALFPPKLPSLDGAQLAAARAAAPSFSGRVMALAYHGIGSASDGDGGFVVSPARFAEHLATLRAAGMHVVTARQIARSFEGGRPLPANAVMISFDDGRTDAMMFADPLLEDAHMAATMFVITGAASKPGIYYASWDKLEGYARSGRWDLESHTDRLHVEREAAGGRDLPALTSLERGESLAEYRSRVRADLGRASAAIAQHTGQAPVAFAYPFGAYGAERTNDAALRTVLRQEVERRYAVAFHQDDQASVPLAGADDDRLGLRRLEVGDWSGLQLLKRIRDASHNTAGLEQPAPSPESAGAPAGTGGAEPVPPAASIPPSPSTSAPRSPSSSPAPPGTTPRSPTPSTTPRAPAPATTLPPGAVTPPIPATPTTTVPPPSTTVPPTTAPPVVTTTTTTAAPTTTTTTTDPHGCRSHGGGDVCSSR, encoded by the coding sequence GTGAGCCGGGGCCGCCACCGCCGCCCCGCGCCGCGCCGGTGGCTCCGCCAGCTGCTCTCGGGGCTGGTGGCGCTCCCACTCTCGGCGCTGCCGTTCGTGGCCTACGCCAGCCTGACTCCGGAGGGCCGCCTGGTGCGGGACCGCGCTCTGGTGGCCCTGTTCCCACCGAAGCTGCCGTCCCTCGACGGGGCGCAGCTGGCCGCGGCCCGGGCGGCCGCACCGAGCTTCTCGGGCAGGGTGATGGCCCTCGCCTATCACGGCATCGGGTCGGCGTCCGACGGGGACGGCGGCTTCGTCGTGTCGCCGGCGCGCTTCGCCGAGCACCTGGCCACCTTGCGGGCGGCCGGAATGCACGTCGTGACCGCCCGTCAGATCGCCCGGTCGTTCGAGGGAGGTCGCCCGCTCCCGGCCAACGCCGTGATGATCTCGTTCGACGACGGTCGGACCGACGCCATGATGTTCGCCGACCCTCTCCTCGAAGATGCGCACATGGCGGCCACCATGTTCGTCATCACGGGCGCCGCCTCAAAGCCCGGCATCTACTACGCGTCCTGGGACAAGCTGGAGGGGTACGCGCGCAGCGGGCGCTGGGACCTCGAGTCGCACACCGACCGGCTGCACGTCGAGCGCGAGGCGGCAGGCGGAAGGGATCTCCCGGCGCTCACCAGCCTGGAGCGGGGAGAGTCGTTGGCCGAGTACCGCTCGCGGGTGCGAGCCGACCTCGGGCGGGCGAGCGCGGCCATCGCGCAACACACCGGTCAAGCCCCGGTGGCCTTCGCCTACCCCTTCGGGGCCTACGGCGCAGAACGGACCAACGATGCGGCGCTTCGCACCGTGCTCCGCCAGGAGGTGGAGCGCCGCTACGCCGTCGCCTTCCACCAGGACGACCAGGCGAGCGTGCCACTGGCCGGAGCGGACGACGACCGTCTCGGCCTGCGCCGGCTGGAGGTGGGCGACTGGTCCGGACTGCAACTGCTGAAGCGCATCAGGGACGCCTCCCACAACACGGCAGGATTGGAGCAGCCGGCCCCGTCGCCCGAGAGCGCCGGCGCTCCGGCGGGGACGGGCGGTGCCGAGCCGGTCCCGCCGGCGGCGTCGATCCCGCCGTCCCCGTCGACCTCGGCACCTCGGTCGCCGTCGTCATCCCCGGCTCCGCCGGGCACGACGCCGCGGAGCCCGACCCCTTCCACGACGCCGCGGGCCCCGGCCCCGGCCACGACCCTCCCGCCCGGAGCCGTCACGCCGCCGATCCCGGCCACGCCGACCACGACAGTGCCTCCGCCGTCCACCACCGTGCCGCCGACCACGGCCCCGCCCGTCGTCACGACCACCACGACCACCGCTGCGCCGACGACCACTACGACGACCACCGACCCGCACGGTTGCCGGTCGCACGGCGGTGGTGACGTGTGCTCGTCCCGCTGA